The following are encoded in a window of Ruminiclostridium herbifermentans genomic DNA:
- the helD gene encoding RNA polymerase recycling motor HelD, whose amino-acid sequence MSAANHPAYKEELERCRYTLDYVKKSLERAIEKRKKVGNELDNVQRHMSGDSSADYTSIMVNTLIHDALALKIKNLHTAKSKPYFARIDFLEDDTKKIEKLYIGKMSLARDEDQEIIIVDWRAPIANLYYEGRLGASSYECPDGTIEGQLLLKRQFSINNGELEEIFDIDITTNDEFLQTYLGANAENRLKEIVSTIQEEQNKIVRAPMWKPLIVQGVAGSGKTTIALHRIAYLIYTFEKSFEPENFMIIAPNRLFLNYISEVLPELGVERVNQTTFEDFSMELIGKKFKLTDSNYKLNKFVNYNTTDEQISNNNLIRQASIVKTSMYFKDIIDEYIKIIEFSFIPKQDIMLGTKVIFTYEEINNLFTTQYAMWPIAQRMNEIKKSITTRLKASKQDFISQIEFECDRKIAKIRASKIDEKEKQELVIKAFEKRDRVIGKIEKVTKTLVKEYLDTLPKISPYQYYIDLMKNADTFDSIASKYIDKEVCKFTREYTLSVLNNKMLELEDLAPIIYLKYKIYGMDEKIPVKHIVIDEAQDFSAFQFFVLKKIVKDSSFTILGDLCQGIHSYRGVRSWEEIVENVFEGKKCEYLTLEQSYRTTIEIMDAANNVIDKLQNSELLKGKPVIRHGEPVEIISKSDIDETAKDICQKIIESKAKGHKTIAVICKTSEECELFLPLLKRADKDITVITGNEKEYKSGIVIVPSYLSKGLEFDVVLISNANRHNYTENELDVKLLYVAMTRPLHKLLIYYVGEKTKLLD is encoded by the coding sequence ATGTCTGCTGCAAACCATCCAGCCTATAAAGAAGAGCTAGAAAGGTGCAGGTATACTTTGGACTATGTGAAAAAAAGTCTTGAACGCGCTATAGAAAAAAGAAAAAAGGTTGGAAATGAGTTAGATAATGTTCAAAGACATATGTCTGGTGATAGTAGTGCAGACTACACAAGTATCATGGTTAATACTTTGATTCATGATGCGTTGGCATTAAAGATTAAAAACCTGCATACTGCCAAAAGTAAGCCATACTTTGCTAGAATTGATTTTCTTGAGGACGATACTAAAAAAATTGAAAAGTTATACATTGGGAAAATGTCACTTGCAAGAGACGAAGATCAGGAAATAATAATTGTTGACTGGAGGGCTCCAATTGCAAACTTGTACTATGAAGGAAGATTAGGGGCATCTAGCTATGAATGTCCTGATGGGACTATTGAGGGGCAACTTCTTTTAAAGAGACAATTTTCAATTAATAATGGAGAATTAGAAGAAATATTTGATATTGATATAACTACTAATGATGAATTTTTACAAACTTATCTTGGAGCTAATGCTGAAAACAGGCTAAAAGAAATTGTTTCTACTATTCAAGAAGAGCAAAATAAAATAGTAAGGGCACCTATGTGGAAACCTCTTATAGTTCAAGGCGTAGCAGGTAGTGGTAAAACAACAATTGCTCTCCATAGAATTGCATATCTTATTTATACCTTTGAAAAAAGTTTTGAGCCTGAAAATTTTATGATAATTGCTCCTAATAGACTTTTTTTAAACTATATCTCAGAGGTATTACCGGAACTTGGAGTAGAAAGAGTAAATCAAACTACATTTGAAGATTTTTCAATGGAGTTAATCGGGAAAAAGTTTAAACTCACAGATTCAAATTACAAACTCAATAAGTTTGTTAATTATAATACCACAGATGAACAGATTTCCAATAACAATTTAATAAGACAGGCTTCTATAGTGAAAACATCAATGTACTTTAAAGATATAATTGATGAGTATATCAAGATAATTGAGTTTTCATTTATTCCAAAACAGGACATAATGTTAGGCACAAAGGTGATATTTACTTATGAAGAAATAAATAATTTGTTTACAACACAGTATGCTATGTGGCCAATAGCACAAAGAATGAATGAAATTAAAAAGAGCATTACTACAAGGCTTAAGGCAAGCAAACAGGATTTTATTTCTCAGATAGAATTTGAATGTGATAGGAAGATTGCAAAGATTAGAGCGTCAAAAATTGATGAAAAAGAAAAACAAGAATTGGTCATTAAAGCATTTGAAAAGAGAGACAGAGTAATTGGAAAAATTGAAAAAGTTACTAAGACTTTAGTTAAGGAATATTTAGATACCTTACCTAAAATAAGTCCATACCAGTATTATATAGATTTAATGAAGAATGCGGATACATTTGATAGTATAGCGAGTAAATATATTGATAAAGAGGTATGTAAGTTTACCAGAGAATATACACTGAGTGTATTAAATAATAAAATGTTGGAGCTTGAGGACTTAGCACCAATAATATATTTAAAATATAAGATATATGGAATGGATGAAAAAATTCCTGTTAAACATATTGTAATTGATGAAGCACAAGATTTCAGTGCCTTTCAATTTTTTGTGTTAAAAAAGATAGTTAAAGATAGTTCATTTACTATATTAGGAGATTTATGCCAAGGGATACATTCATATAGAGGCGTTCGTAGCTGGGAAGAAATTGTGGAGAATGTTTTTGAGGGAAAAAAGTGTGAATATTTAACTCTTGAACAAAGCTACAGAACTACAATTGAAATAATGGATGCTGCAAATAATGTAATTGATAAATTACAAAATAGTGAACTGCTGAAAGGAAAACCTGTTATAAGGCATGGAGAACCTGTTGAAATAATATCTAAATCAGATATTGATGAAACTGCAAAGGATATATGTCAAAAGATTATAGAATCAAAAGCAAAAGGACACAAAACAATTGCAGTAATATGCAAAACAAGTGAGGAATGTGAATTATTTCTGCCTCTTCTAAAAAGGGCTGACAAAGACATAACTGTTATTACTGGAAATGAAAAAGAATATAAAAGTGGTATTGTGATTGTACCTTCATACCTATCTAAAGGATTAGAATTTGACGTAGTACTTATTTCAAATGCTAACAGGCATAATTATACTGAAAACGAATTAGATGTTAAATTGTTGTATGTGGCAATGACTAGACCACTTCATAAACTTTTAATTTACTATGTAGGAGAGAAGACTAAATTGCTTGATTAG